A part of bacterium genomic DNA contains:
- a CDS encoding SCO family protein, translated as MRIWVIMMLALAGWACRSDDSFRTTEMPATPISDFVLQDQHGQPFKLSEQRGKVVVFFFGYTFCPDVCPMTLSTWKRVYDALRADTAAVRFVYVTVDPERDTPEKLQAHLAIFSPSFTGLTGSPEALREVYADFGVYAEKVNIAAGASGYLINHSTRMFVVDARGDLRLLIDHAAPVPEVVHDLRLLVRGRR; from the coding sequence ATGCGAATCTGGGTGATCATGATGCTCGCGCTCGCCGGTTGGGCGTGCCGTTCCGATGATTCCTTTCGCACCACCGAAATGCCGGCCACGCCCATCAGCGATTTTGTTTTGCAGGATCAGCACGGCCAGCCGTTCAAGCTGAGCGAGCAGCGCGGCAAGGTGGTGGTGTTCTTCTTTGGCTATACCTTTTGTCCGGATGTTTGCCCGATGACGCTCTCCACCTGGAAACGCGTGTACGATGCGCTGCGGGCCGACACCGCGGCCGTGCGATTTGTCTACGTCACGGTTGATCCCGAGCGCGATACGCCGGAGAAATTACAGGCGCATCTCGCCATTTTCAGTCCGAGTTTCACCGGCTTGACCGGCAGTCCGGAAGCATTGCGCGAGGTGTATGCTGATTTTGGCGTGTATGCCGAGAAAGTGAACATCGCGGCCGGCGCCAGCGGCTATTTGATCAATCATTCCACGCGCATGTTCGTGGTGGATGCCCGCGGCGACTTGCGCCTGCTCATCGATCATGCAGCGCCGGTGCCGGAGGTGGTGCATGATTTGAGGTTGTTGGTGCGAGGGAGGAGGTGA
- a CDS encoding superoxide dismutase, producing the protein MTYPFALPELPYAADALAAAIDEQTMQIHHGRHHKAYTDNLNNALKDLPALHQKTIVELLADLEAVPENVRRTVRNHGGGYFNHCLFWHMMTPQGGAPAGELAAAINRDFGSLDGLKEKFNQAAASLFGSGWAWLVVNDKGKLEITQTPNQDTPLASGHKPVLGIDVWEHAYYLRYQNKRADYVTAFWQVINWEQCQRNFAA; encoded by the coding sequence GTGACTTATCCCTTCGCCCTGCCGGAGCTGCCCTATGCTGCCGATGCGCTGGCAGCCGCCATCGATGAACAAACCATGCAGATTCATCACGGCCGGCATCACAAAGCCTACACCGACAATCTCAACAATGCCTTGAAGGATCTGCCCGCGCTGCACCAAAAGACGATTGTCGAGCTGCTCGCGGATCTCGAGGCCGTTCCGGAAAACGTGCGCCGGACGGTGCGCAATCACGGCGGCGGTTATTTCAATCACTGCCTGTTTTGGCACATGATGACACCGCAAGGCGGCGCGCCGGCCGGCGAGTTGGCGGCAGCGATCAACCGCGATTTCGGCTCGCTTGACGGCCTCAAAGAGAAGTTCAATCAGGCCGCGGCCTCGTTGTTCGGCAGCGGCTGGGCCTGGCTGGTGGTGAATGACAAAGGCAAACTCGAAATCACGCAAACGCCGAATCAGGACACGCCGCTGGCGAGCGGACACAAACCCGTGCTCGGCATCGACGTGTGGGAGCATGCCTATTATCTGCGCTATCAAAACAAACGCGCGGATTATGTCACCGCGTTTTGGCAGGTGATCAATTGGGAACAATGCCAGCGGAATTTTGCCGCATGA
- a CDS encoding cytochrome c: MKPVALMLAVALCFTACSKEEQPPPPPDQHARLESLRQELRQAFGAKYDEPVPAATVAQLKRGSALFAELCAGCHGARGDGRTEHPGVLLQQPSNFTDPAQATFFSEQARLHIIRKGIAGTAMIGWEGMLPEEDILAIYQYVRRLYQSQ, translated from the coding sequence ATGAAGCCGGTCGCGTTGATGCTGGCGGTTGCGCTCTGCTTTACGGCCTGCAGTAAAGAAGAGCAACCGCCACCTCCGCCGGATCAGCATGCCCGCCTGGAGAGCCTGCGCCAGGAGCTGCGCCAAGCCTTCGGGGCAAAGTATGACGAGCCGGTGCCGGCCGCCACGGTGGCGCAGCTCAAGCGCGGCAGCGCGTTGTTTGCTGAATTGTGCGCTGGCTGTCACGGCGCGCGCGGCGACGGCAGGACGGAGCATCCCGGCGTGCTGCTGCAGCAGCCGTCCAACTTCACGGATCCGGCGCAAGCGACTTTCTTCTCCGAGCAAGCGCGGCTGCACATCATTCGCAAAGGCATTGCCGGCACCGCCATGATCGGCTGGGAAGGTATGCTGCCGGAGGAGGACATTCTGGCGATTTACCAGTACGTGCGCCGTCTGTATCAATCCCAATAG